Proteins found in one Lutimonas zeaxanthinifaciens genomic segment:
- a CDS encoding aldehyde dehydrogenase family protein, translating to MTKTTENEVFKASWSYDAAPESTDHIQIKEKYDLFINGKFVTPEKGRYFKTINPANNKTLSTVAEASSEDVDKAVNSAGKAFKKWSALSGKERGKYIFRIARLIQERAREFAVIESLDGGKPIRESRDIDIPLAANHFFYYAGWADKLSYAFPNRDVKPMGVAGQIIPWNFPLLMAAWKIAPALATGNTVVLKPAETTPLTALKLAEIIQESGLPEGVVNIITGAGETGAAIVNHPKIDKIAFTGSTAVGKYIQKAIAGTSKKLTLELGGKGANIIFDDAAIDQAVEGIINAIFFNQGHVCCAGSRLFVQESVARVVLEKLKSRMNTLILGDPLDKNTDIGAVNSEKQLKTIQNYIKIGLEEGGEIYQVKCDIPSKGNWCAPTLFVNVSQSHRIVQEEIFGPVLAIQTFRTIDEVIEKANNTPFGLSAGVWTEKGSKIFYLSQKLKAGVVWANTYNKFDATSPFGGYKESGFGREGGLHGLKPYVKFQ from the coding sequence ATGACAAAAACAACCGAAAATGAGGTTTTTAAGGCCTCCTGGAGTTACGATGCTGCTCCTGAAAGTACCGACCATATCCAAATTAAAGAAAAATACGACCTCTTTATCAATGGCAAATTTGTTACCCCTGAAAAAGGAAGGTATTTTAAAACAATCAATCCTGCCAATAATAAAACCCTTTCAACCGTAGCGGAAGCATCCTCTGAAGATGTTGATAAAGCGGTTAACTCGGCCGGAAAGGCCTTTAAAAAGTGGTCAGCCTTATCAGGAAAAGAAAGAGGAAAATATATTTTTCGAATTGCCCGCCTGATACAGGAAAGAGCGCGTGAATTTGCGGTGATCGAAAGTCTTGATGGTGGAAAACCGATCAGAGAATCAAGGGATATCGACATTCCTCTTGCGGCGAATCACTTTTTTTATTACGCGGGTTGGGCCGATAAACTTTCCTATGCTTTTCCCAACAGAGATGTAAAACCTATGGGAGTAGCCGGACAGATCATCCCCTGGAACTTCCCTTTGTTGATGGCAGCCTGGAAAATTGCCCCTGCACTGGCTACAGGAAATACTGTAGTCCTAAAACCTGCGGAGACTACCCCTTTAACGGCTTTAAAACTAGCTGAAATTATTCAGGAAAGTGGTCTTCCTGAGGGAGTTGTAAATATTATTACCGGTGCGGGTGAAACCGGGGCCGCAATAGTGAACCATCCTAAAATTGATAAAATAGCCTTTACCGGGTCAACAGCCGTAGGCAAATACATCCAAAAAGCCATTGCGGGTACTTCAAAAAAACTTACGCTTGAACTAGGCGGAAAGGGAGCAAATATTATATTTGATGATGCAGCCATAGATCAGGCGGTTGAGGGCATTATCAACGCGATATTCTTTAATCAGGGACATGTTTGCTGTGCCGGTTCCCGATTATTTGTTCAGGAATCTGTTGCCAGGGTTGTTCTTGAAAAATTAAAAAGTCGAATGAATACCCTAATACTCGGAGATCCCCTGGACAAAAATACCGATATCGGAGCCGTGAATTCCGAAAAACAACTTAAAACCATTCAAAATTATATAAAAATTGGTTTAGAAGAAGGAGGAGAAATCTATCAGGTAAAATGCGATATTCCTTCTAAAGGAAACTGGTGTGCCCCGACATTATTTGTCAATGTTTCTCAATCTCACAGAATAGTTCAGGAGGAAATATTTGGCCCTGTACTGGCCATTCAAACTTTTAGAACAATTGACGAAGTAATTGAAAAGGCAAACAATACTCCTTTTGGACTATCTGCCGGTGTATGGACCGAAAAAGGGTCAAAAATATTTTATTTAAGCCAAAAACTTAAAGCCGGAGTGGTTTGGGCCAATACCTATAATAAATTTGATGCCACCTCTCCCTTTGGAGGTTACAAAGAAAGTGGATTTGGCCGTGAAGGAGGGCTTCACGGATTAAAACCTTATGTAAAATTTCAATGA
- a CDS encoding aldehyde dehydrogenase family protein — MSRLDIHKTYKLYIGGKFPRTESGRYYPVHNNKSKLIANMCLSSRKDFRNAVVAARKAQTSWAAMTALNKGQILYRIAEMLEGRKEQFVEELRIQGQSSKKAREEVEQSIDRLVYYAGWSDKFQQIFSSVNPVSSAHFNFSCTEPMGVLAVIAPEDQGLLGLISVVAPAILGGNTVVVLASHSNPLSAISFAEVLNSSDVPNGVVNILTGDKNELISHMASHMDVNAIIYSGNDEEEIKNLSELASENLKRIVIYKKQDWSNDKNQSPYFIEKTIEIKTTWHPAKM; from the coding sequence ATGAGCAGATTAGACATCCATAAAACCTACAAATTGTACATAGGTGGTAAATTTCCGAGAACAGAGTCCGGAAGATATTATCCGGTCCATAACAATAAATCAAAACTAATTGCCAACATGTGTCTTTCATCCCGAAAAGACTTTCGAAATGCAGTTGTGGCAGCCAGAAAAGCACAGACTTCATGGGCAGCTATGACAGCACTCAATAAAGGTCAGATCTTGTATAGAATTGCCGAAATGCTTGAAGGAAGAAAGGAACAGTTTGTGGAAGAACTCCGTATCCAGGGGCAAAGTTCAAAAAAGGCAAGAGAAGAAGTGGAACAATCCATTGACCGGCTTGTATATTATGCAGGGTGGAGCGATAAATTTCAACAGATTTTCAGCAGTGTCAATCCGGTATCCAGTGCTCACTTTAATTTTTCTTGTACTGAACCCATGGGGGTTTTGGCGGTAATTGCACCGGAGGATCAGGGTTTACTTGGATTGATCTCCGTAGTTGCACCGGCAATCCTTGGTGGAAATACAGTGGTTGTATTAGCAAGCCACTCAAATCCTTTAAGTGCGATTTCATTTGCTGAAGTTTTAAATTCCTCTGATGTACCAAATGGGGTTGTCAATATTCTTACGGGGGATAAAAATGAATTGATTTCTCATATGGCATCGCATATGGATGTAAACGCCATCATTTATAGTGGAAATGATGAAGAAGAAATTAAAAACCTCAGTGAGCTTGCCAGTGAAAACCTGAAAAGGATTGTGATTTATAAAAAACAGGACTGGTCAAATGACAAGAATCAAAGCCCCTATTTTATTGAAAAAACAATTGAAATAAAGACTACCTGGCATCCTGCAAAGATGTAA
- a CDS encoding acyltransferase, with protein sequence MENKNFFAHETAVIDEPCTIGKGTKIWHFSHIMSNCSLGENCNIGQNVVVSPDVHLGNNVKVQNNVSIYTGVNCEDDVFLGPSMVFTNVMNPRSAVNRKSEYMKTTVRKGASIGANATIVCGNDIGKYAFIGAGAVVVKEVKPYALVVGNPSKQIGWMSEYGHRLNFDDKGFATCPESREKYQLKNDLVHKIN encoded by the coding sequence ATGGAAAATAAAAATTTTTTCGCCCATGAAACGGCGGTGATTGATGAGCCATGCACAATTGGCAAAGGAACCAAAATATGGCATTTCAGCCACATCATGTCCAATTGCAGCCTTGGAGAAAATTGTAATATTGGACAAAACGTGGTGGTTTCGCCCGATGTTCATTTAGGTAACAATGTTAAAGTCCAGAACAATGTTTCCATTTACACGGGTGTGAATTGCGAAGATGATGTTTTTCTTGGGCCTTCTATGGTATTTACAAATGTGATGAACCCGAGAAGTGCGGTGAACAGAAAAAGTGAGTACATGAAAACCACCGTGAGAAAAGGCGCCAGCATAGGTGCCAATGCTACTATTGTTTGTGGAAATGATATTGGAAAATACGCTTTTATCGGAGCTGGCGCCGTTGTTGTAAAGGAAGTTAAACCCTATGCTTTGGTTGTGGGAAACCCTTCAAAACAGATTGGATGGATGAGCGAATATGGCCATCGCTTGAATTTTGATGACAAAGGATTTGCTACTTGCCCCGAAAGCCGGGAAAAATATCAATTAAAAAATGACCTTGTTCATAAAATAAATTAG
- a CDS encoding gliding motility protein RemB — MKNFILLFSLLIITSFSAQAQLSKPPVYVGCDDVQIDDLNGCFSEKLKADVISEFKVPENVEKEGFKGTVNAIFLVTKEGEFEVLYVNSVYPELEEEVKRVFQTLPKIQPATFNGRPIDERYQFPIAIPLSDNTKKVVVVEDKKDIEQEIPNLENTLFPEFQSELNIPFVHQEYDDIIYHLNKSENTHTSSKPYLFNEVKPYIDLEAKRTKMLKKRETWGGRKLHNEHLALVKGKDFWFTLNPVFDLQLGKDNSDVDYTYNNTRGLQIQGSIGKKFSFSTSFYESQGRFADYVNDYAKVRTPPESYGVVPGRGRAKKFKEDSFDYPVAEAYLSFTPSKFFNFQFGNGKNFIGDGYRSFFLSDVASPYPFLKISTTFWKIKYTNLWMWMDDVRPSAVTNDSNFRKYVAMHHLSWNVTKRFNIGLFESVITNEESSPNGFDISFFNPIIFYRAVEFNRGSRSGNANIGLNMKYRIKDNISVYTQFLIDEMTTSRVFDGTGYWGNKFAFQLGGKYYNAFKVDGLMLQGEFNWVRPYTYAHGDTKLNSGHYNQPLAHLWGGNFYEVIGIARYSKERWFGNAKLIAGKKGFDFVSEGEDTNYGGDIWRSYDERVGDEGNEVGQGNSTNIFIADFQGGYVLNPVTNLQIFGGVTFRNFSPDESGDVISENNTTWFTIGLRSSLFNWYFDN, encoded by the coding sequence ATGAAAAATTTTATTTTACTTTTTTCTTTATTGATCATCACTTCTTTTTCGGCACAGGCACAATTGTCAAAGCCACCTGTCTATGTAGGTTGTGACGATGTTCAGATCGACGACTTAAATGGCTGTTTTAGCGAAAAGTTGAAGGCTGATGTGATCAGTGAGTTCAAAGTACCTGAAAATGTTGAAAAAGAAGGTTTTAAAGGAACCGTTAATGCCATTTTTCTTGTTACCAAAGAAGGTGAGTTTGAAGTCCTTTATGTCAATTCTGTTTATCCTGAACTGGAAGAGGAAGTTAAAAGAGTTTTTCAAACCCTTCCAAAAATTCAACCCGCTACTTTTAACGGGAGGCCCATAGATGAACGTTATCAGTTCCCCATTGCCATTCCGCTAAGTGACAATACAAAAAAGGTGGTAGTCGTTGAGGACAAAAAGGATATTGAACAGGAAATTCCAAATCTTGAAAACACTCTTTTCCCTGAATTCCAGAGTGAACTGAACATTCCATTTGTACATCAGGAATACGATGATATCATTTATCACCTGAACAAAAGTGAAAACACCCATACTTCATCAAAACCCTATTTGTTCAATGAAGTAAAACCCTATATCGACCTTGAAGCCAAAAGGACGAAAATGTTGAAGAAAAGAGAAACCTGGGGAGGAAGAAAATTACATAATGAACACCTTGCCCTTGTGAAAGGAAAGGATTTTTGGTTTACCCTGAATCCTGTATTTGACCTTCAGCTTGGTAAAGACAACTCGGACGTTGATTATACCTACAATAACACAAGAGGCCTGCAGATCCAGGGCTCAATCGGCAAAAAATTCAGTTTCTCGACTTCCTTTTATGAAAGCCAGGGACGATTTGCAGATTATGTGAATGATTATGCTAAAGTAAGAACTCCACCGGAAAGTTATGGAGTTGTGCCTGGAAGAGGTCGGGCCAAGAAATTTAAAGAAGATTCTTTTGATTACCCTGTGGCAGAGGCTTATTTGAGTTTTACGCCGAGCAAATTTTTTAATTTTCAGTTTGGGAACGGAAAGAACTTTATTGGTGATGGCTATCGTTCATTTTTCTTATCGGATGTAGCCTCTCCCTACCCTTTTTTAAAGATCAGCACCACCTTTTGGAAGATCAAATATACCAATTTATGGATGTGGATGGATGACGTTAGACCATCGGCTGTAACCAATGACTCAAATTTTAGAAAATATGTGGCTATGCACCATTTGAGTTGGAACGTGACCAAACGATTCAATATCGGATTGTTTGAATCTGTGATTACCAACGAAGAGAGTAGCCCGAATGGATTCGATATCTCGTTTTTTAATCCCATTATATTTTATCGAGCTGTTGAATTTAACAGGGGTTCGAGATCCGGTAACGCAAATATTGGGCTCAATATGAAGTACAGGATCAAAGACAATATCTCAGTTTACACCCAGTTCCTGATCGATGAAATGACCACCAGCAGGGTATTTGACGGAACAGGGTATTGGGGTAATAAATTTGCTTTTCAACTTGGTGGAAAGTATTATAATGCCTTTAAAGTTGACGGATTAATGCTACAGGGGGAGTTTAACTGGGTAAGGCCCTATACATATGCTCACGGAGACACCAAACTGAACTCAGGTCATTATAACCAGCCACTGGCTCATTTATGGGGAGGAAACTTCTATGAAGTGATTGGAATTGCGCGTTATTCCAAAGAACGCTGGTTTGGAAACGCCAAACTTATCGCAGGTAAGAAAGGTTTTGATTTTGTTTCAGAAGGAGAGGATACAAATTATGGTGGTGATATCTGGAGATCTTATGATGAAAGAGTTGGAGATGAGGGTAACGAAGTTGGACAGGGAAATTCTACGAATATCTTTATAGCTGACTTTCAGGGAGGCTATGTGCTTAATCCGGTCACAAACCTTCAGATTTTTGGAGGGGTAACCTTTAGGAATTTCTCTCCTGATGAATCGGGGGATGTGATTTCAGAAAACAACACAACCTGGTTTACTATTGGATTAAGATCAAGCCTGTTTAACTGGTATTTTGACAATTAG
- a CDS encoding DUF5686 family protein, with protein MKKKLLYILILITLGMQAQTKVKGVVVDNTGASVPFANIIFKGSTKGTISDEDGRFYLESPDNFKELEVSFVGFETKVVAISASNYEMKIVLEEGRDQLKEVMVYSGRVKKKNNPAIDLLRKIWAQKRRNGLNMYDRYEFDRYEKIEFDLNNIDEKLMQRKVFEGMEMVFDQIDTSKITGKVFLPIFINESVYKTYGKNIYPRKSNSIMIANKNSGYSDNQALISFLKQLYVDFDIYDNYLLFFDKKFSSPLSKLGPDVYNYVLTDSAYIDNKWCYNILFYPRRKNELTFKGDFWVSDTTYAIKEIQMYATKNANVNWVKDIYIEQEYEVLNDSVFLLKRDYIMTDFALNQKDKSKGVYGKRTTLYDNHIFNVKRPDDFYKEQIQDNEEMYNQSDDFWKRNRQEELTENEVGIYKMLDTLQNVKRFQQINTIGEILASGYWNFAHGWDFGPIFSTIGYNDIEGLRLKAGARTYFSQNDKWRVKGYLAYGFMDAKFKYGIEGKYLFNGRDRWVLSLGTRKDIEQLGVSLTTANEVLERSFATTSIFTRGDNSKLSNIDLTNLKVNVEPVKNLELRLGTTYKTLESADPSRFNVDYYDENGEIQSSIEQVDVSFGVQYTPKRKAYGFGVERSVSNNGRFPTFFISYTRGIKGVFNSDFDYHKLQFYYEQPMQLGLFGRLTSTFEIGKTINPVPLQLLNIVPGNQTFFTSKKLFDLLDYYEFVTDEYVSLHLEHNFNGKIFAKIPWIRDLQWREIIGIRGVVGGISQENRDINASDIVYVAPENIYWEYHFGIGNIFKLLRVDFEYRGSYRDRPGATNFAVKVGFGFYF; from the coding sequence ATGAAAAAAAAGTTACTGTACATATTGATTCTTATCACCCTTGGAATGCAAGCCCAAACAAAGGTAAAGGGTGTGGTTGTAGACAATACAGGAGCTTCTGTCCCTTTTGCCAATATCATTTTTAAAGGTTCAACCAAGGGTACGATATCAGATGAAGATGGAAGGTTTTATCTCGAATCACCGGATAATTTTAAGGAACTTGAAGTTTCCTTTGTTGGTTTTGAGACCAAAGTGGTAGCTATTTCTGCATCCAATTATGAAATGAAAATTGTTTTGGAAGAGGGCAGAGACCAGTTAAAGGAGGTAATGGTTTATTCGGGACGCGTTAAAAAGAAGAACAATCCGGCGATTGATCTTTTGAGAAAAATATGGGCTCAGAAAAGACGAAATGGGTTGAATATGTATGACCGTTATGAATTCGATCGTTATGAAAAAATCGAATTCGATCTGAACAACATCGATGAAAAACTCATGCAAAGAAAGGTTTTTGAAGGAATGGAGATGGTTTTTGATCAGATCGATACCTCCAAGATTACCGGAAAGGTGTTTTTGCCCATATTTATTAATGAATCTGTTTATAAAACCTATGGTAAGAATATTTATCCCAGGAAAAGTAACAGTATCATGATCGCCAATAAGAATTCAGGGTATTCGGATAATCAGGCCTTAATATCTTTTTTAAAGCAACTCTATGTTGATTTTGATATTTACGACAATTACCTGTTGTTCTTTGATAAGAAGTTTTCGAGCCCTCTGTCAAAACTTGGGCCTGATGTGTATAATTATGTGCTCACCGATAGCGCCTATATCGATAATAAATGGTGCTATAATATATTGTTTTACCCCAGGCGAAAGAATGAACTGACCTTTAAAGGTGATTTCTGGGTAAGTGATACCACCTATGCCATCAAGGAGATCCAGATGTATGCAACAAAGAATGCAAATGTCAACTGGGTCAAGGATATTTATATTGAGCAGGAGTATGAGGTTTTAAATGATTCCGTTTTTCTTCTTAAAAGAGATTATATCATGACGGATTTCGCCTTGAATCAAAAGGATAAATCCAAAGGAGTCTATGGAAAGCGAACCACCCTATATGACAATCATATATTTAATGTAAAACGACCGGATGATTTTTATAAGGAGCAGATTCAGGATAATGAAGAAATGTATAATCAATCGGACGATTTCTGGAAGAGAAACAGGCAGGAAGAACTGACAGAAAATGAAGTGGGAATCTACAAAATGCTTGACACATTACAGAATGTAAAACGATTTCAGCAGATAAATACAATAGGAGAAATACTGGCTTCGGGTTATTGGAACTTCGCCCATGGCTGGGATTTTGGCCCGATATTTTCAACCATAGGATATAATGATATTGAGGGATTAAGGCTCAAGGCTGGTGCACGAACTTATTTTAGTCAGAATGATAAATGGAGGGTTAAAGGTTACCTTGCTTATGGATTTATGGATGCCAAATTCAAGTATGGTATAGAGGGTAAGTATTTATTCAACGGGCGTGATCGCTGGGTATTATCACTTGGTACCCGAAAAGACATAGAGCAGCTTGGAGTTAGCCTGACAACAGCCAATGAAGTACTTGAAAGAAGCTTTGCCACGACTTCGATTTTTACAAGAGGAGATAATTCGAAGCTTTCCAATATTGATCTCACCAATCTAAAAGTTAACGTGGAACCAGTCAAAAACCTGGAACTACGCTTAGGGACCACCTATAAGACCCTGGAATCCGCAGATCCCTCAAGATTTAATGTGGATTATTACGATGAGAACGGTGAGATTCAGTCAAGTATAGAACAGGTTGATGTAAGTTTTGGTGTACAATATACCCCTAAAAGAAAAGCCTACGGCTTTGGTGTAGAGCGATCGGTGAGTAATAATGGAAGGTTCCCTACGTTTTTTATCAGTTATACAAGGGGAATAAAAGGAGTTTTCAATAGTGATTTTGACTATCATAAATTACAGTTTTATTATGAGCAACCCATGCAGCTTGGTTTATTTGGCAGGCTGACCTCGACCTTTGAAATTGGAAAAACCATAAATCCGGTACCCTTGCAGCTGTTGAATATTGTACCCGGTAACCAGACCTTTTTTACTTCAAAGAAATTATTTGATCTCCTGGATTATTACGAATTCGTAACGGATGAATATGTTTCTCTGCATCTTGAGCATAATTTTAACGGAAAGATATTTGCAAAAATTCCATGGATCAGGGATCTGCAATGGCGCGAGATCATTGGGATACGTGGGGTTGTTGGAGGAATTTCTCAGGAGAACAGGGATATCAATGCTTCAGACATCGTTTATGTTGCCCCGGAAAATATTTACTGGGAATACCATTTTGGAATTGGGAATATCTTTAAACTCCTTCGTGTTGACTTTGAATACCGTGGTAGTTACAGGGATCGACCGGGAGCAACTAATTTTGCGGTCAAAGTGGGATTCGGTTTTTATTTCTAA
- a CDS encoding helix-turn-helix transcriptional regulator — MKDNNVGKNIIQENRIEEGFYLLKFENTEDKVIHASREVDKSFLQLHFCVKNRAGLSFNGGHYVLDLPENKSYLLYNPQQDLPIHLDMDPGAKVISLLISIEKFHTFFTQEAGLIHFLSGENQGKKCYRDKELNPNEMMVLNQIFHFGLHSSLEKLYSRGKVYELVSLYFHKSDNDGIQNCPFLEDEANVEKIQKAKQIIIERMTEPPSLTELAHQINLPLQHLKDGFKQIYGETVFAYLLNYKMEYARKLLSTRKYNISEVSFEVGYSTPSHFIAAFKKKFGATPKRYMSSL, encoded by the coding sequence ATGAAAGATAATAATGTCGGTAAAAATATAATACAGGAAAATAGAATTGAGGAAGGCTTTTATCTTTTGAAATTTGAAAACACAGAGGATAAGGTGATCCACGCAAGTCGCGAAGTGGATAAATCATTCTTGCAGCTGCATTTTTGTGTCAAGAACAGAGCCGGATTAAGTTTTAACGGAGGTCATTATGTATTGGATTTGCCTGAGAATAAATCTTATTTATTATACAATCCTCAACAGGACCTGCCGATTCATTTGGACATGGATCCCGGAGCCAAAGTGATCAGCCTGCTGATCAGCATTGAGAAGTTTCATACCTTCTTCACTCAGGAGGCTGGACTGATTCATTTCTTGAGCGGAGAAAATCAAGGTAAGAAGTGTTATCGTGATAAAGAGTTGAACCCTAATGAAATGATGGTTCTGAATCAGATTTTTCATTTTGGATTGCATTCCTCACTGGAGAAACTTTATTCCCGTGGTAAGGTGTACGAATTAGTAAGTTTGTATTTTCATAAATCGGATAATGATGGAATTCAGAATTGTCCCTTCCTTGAAGATGAAGCCAATGTTGAAAAAATACAGAAAGCAAAACAGATTATCATTGAAAGAATGACTGAACCACCAAGTCTTACCGAATTGGCTCATCAAATTAATCTGCCCCTTCAGCATTTAAAAGACGGGTTTAAACAGATTTATGGAGAAACCGTGTTTGCTTATTTATTAAACTATAAAATGGAATACGCCAGAAAATTGTTGTCAACGAGAAAATACAATATCTCTGAAGTTAGTTTTGAAGTGGGCTACAGTACGCCCAGCCATTTCATAGCGGCTTTCAAAAAGAAGTTTGGTGCCACTCCTAAGCGCTACATGAGCAGCCTCTGA
- a CDS encoding pyruvate dehydrogenase complex E1 component subunit beta, whose protein sequence is MKVLQFREAIAEAMSEEMRRDEAVYLLGEEVAEYNGAYKASKGMLDEFGAKRVIDTPIAELGFSGIAVGSAMNGARPIVEFMTFNFSLVGIDQIINNAAKMRQMSGGQFNIPIVFRGPTGSAGQLGATHSQSFENWYANTPGLKVIVPSNPYDAKGLLKAAIRDDDPVIFMESEQMYGDKGEVPEGEYVLPIGVADIKREGTDVTVVSFGKIIKEAYAAAEELEKEGISIEIIDLRTIRPMDHESIFNSVKKTNRLVILEEAWPFASVSSEITYQVQENVFDYLDAPIQRITTADTPAPFSPVLLEEWMPNKQDVINAVKKVMYK, encoded by the coding sequence ATGAAAGTATTACAATTTAGAGAAGCCATTGCAGAGGCAATGAGCGAGGAAATGAGAAGAGATGAAGCCGTATATCTCCTTGGAGAGGAAGTGGCTGAATATAATGGTGCGTACAAAGCATCTAAAGGTATGCTTGACGAGTTCGGGGCAAAAAGAGTGATTGATACACCTATTGCTGAGCTTGGTTTTTCAGGTATTGCTGTTGGGTCAGCCATGAACGGGGCAAGACCTATAGTAGAGTTCATGACCTTCAACTTCTCATTGGTAGGAATTGACCAGATCATCAATAATGCGGCAAAAATGAGACAAATGTCGGGTGGCCAGTTTAATATTCCCATTGTTTTCAGGGGGCCAACGGGTTCAGCTGGACAATTAGGTGCCACACATTCTCAATCTTTTGAAAACTGGTACGCCAATACTCCGGGTTTAAAAGTTATTGTACCTTCTAATCCATATGATGCCAAGGGCTTGCTAAAGGCCGCCATTAGAGATGACGATCCTGTGATATTTATGGAATCAGAGCAGATGTATGGAGATAAAGGCGAGGTTCCTGAAGGTGAATATGTGCTTCCAATAGGGGTGGCCGATATAAAGAGAGAAGGAACGGATGTAACCGTTGTAAGTTTTGGGAAGATCATTAAGGAAGCTTACGCAGCAGCTGAGGAATTGGAAAAAGAAGGAATTTCCATCGAAATAATTGACCTGAGAACGATTCGTCCAATGGATCATGAAAGTATATTTAATTCTGTTAAAAAAACAAACAGGTTGGTCATTCTTGAAGAGGCCTGGCCATTTGCCAGTGTTTCATCGGAAATAACGTACCAGGTTCAGGAAAATGTTTTTGATTATCTTGATGCGCCAATTCAAAGAATAACCACTGCAGATACACCAGCACCGTTCTCTCCCGTATTACTGGAGGAGTGGATGCCGAACAAGCAGGATGTCATCAATGCGGTTAAAAAAGTTATGTACAAATAG
- a CDS encoding electron transfer flavoprotein subunit beta/FixA family protein — protein sequence MKILVCISHVPDTTSKINFSADNSQFDTTGVQFVINPYDEFVLTRAMWFKEKQGASVTVASVGTASVEPTLRKALAIGADDAIRIDAEPTDGLMVAKHLAEVVKSEGFDLVLAGKESIDYNGGMVPGMLAELLGYNFVNACIGLEINENNAEAVREIDGGKETLNCILPLVAAGQKGIVEEKDLRIPNMRGIMMARKKPLKIVAASEAQPSSTTAKYEKPAAKGACKLVDAGNIDELISLLHNEAKVI from the coding sequence ATGAAAATATTAGTTTGTATAAGTCACGTCCCTGACACAACTTCGAAAATCAATTTTTCGGCGGATAACAGTCAATTTGATACAACAGGAGTTCAGTTTGTTATAAATCCATATGATGAATTTGTACTGACAAGAGCTATGTGGTTCAAAGAAAAACAAGGTGCTTCGGTTACTGTAGCTTCCGTTGGAACCGCAAGTGTTGAACCTACCTTGAGAAAAGCGCTTGCCATAGGTGCGGATGATGCCATCAGAATAGATGCCGAACCCACAGATGGACTCATGGTGGCAAAACATCTGGCTGAGGTTGTAAAATCAGAAGGATTTGATCTTGTTCTCGCCGGAAAAGAATCGATCGATTACAATGGAGGAATGGTTCCCGGAATGCTTGCCGAACTTCTTGGATATAATTTCGTAAACGCCTGCATAGGGCTTGAAATAAATGAAAATAATGCGGAGGCTGTCCGTGAAATAGATGGTGGAAAGGAAACACTCAATTGTATACTTCCTCTTGTAGCTGCAGGACAGAAGGGTATCGTTGAAGAAAAAGATCTAAGAATTCCGAATATGAGAGGAATCATGATGGCGCGTAAAAAACCTTTGAAAATAGTTGCGGCCTCTGAGGCTCAACCAAGCAGCACTACTGCAAAATATGAAAAACCAGCTGCAAAAGGAGCCTGTAAATTGGTTGATGCCGGTAATATTGATGAACTCATCTCATTACTGCACAATGAAGCAAAAGTAATTTAA